TGAGGCGCTTAGCGGAATCGGCGCGTGCGCTCGGGGCCCGAGGTTAACCTGAGCCGATGCGGGTCCGTCTGGAGAGCTCACGGTGCGTGGGCCATGCCCTGTGCTATTCCGTTGATCCCGAACTGTTCCCGGTCGATGACATGGGCTACTCGACACTCGAGGACCGTGACGTCGCCCCCGGAGACGAACAGCGCACCCGAGATGGGGTCGCGGCCTGTCCGGAGGAGGCGCTGGTCCTCGACGAGGGTGACTGATTGGCCGGGCAGGAGGTGTCCGGCGAACCCACGCTGCGCCGGACCCTCAACGTCTGGTCGGCGGTGGGTGTGTCGGTTGCTCTCATGGCGCCGTCGATGGCCGTCAACATCAATCCGCAGGCAACAGCCACCGCCGTCGGTCGTGCCGTTCCACTGGCATTCCTGTTGGCGACCGTCGGCGTGCTGCTGATCGCCCACACGTTCGTCCGGCTCGCGCAACGGTTCAGCCACGCCGGCAGTGTGTACGCCTTCGTCGGCGTCACGCTCGGACCCCGGGCGGGCAGTGTGGCCGGTTGGCTGAATGCGGGGACCTACGTGTTCTTCGGTGCGGTGACCGCGACCGCGGCGGGCATCTTTCTCACCGATCTGGTTCGAAAAGTGGCCGCTCCCAAAGAGTTACCGGATTGGCTGGCGTTCGTGTTCGCGTGGCTGGTGCTCGCCGCGGTGTGGTGGCTCGCGGCCCGCGAGATCAAAGGCGGAGCCACAGTCCTCCTGGTTACCGAAGGACTGACGGTC
This is a stretch of genomic DNA from Mycobacterium sp. ELW1. It encodes these proteins:
- a CDS encoding ferredoxin, encoding MRVRLESSRCVGHALCYSVDPELFPVDDMGYSTLEDRDVAPGDEQRTRDGVAACPEEALVLDEGD